The Xenopus tropicalis strain Nigerian chromosome 1, UCB_Xtro_10.0, whole genome shotgun sequence DNA segment ATTATCTCCAAACAACAAACTGTTgatgtttcctttattttggaACATAAGGTCTTCTTTCCTAGGCTAACTTTACTCTATTGtctcagagatgcaggcttcacACTTATCAAAGTGGTTGCACCTTGTCCGTAAAGGAAAAGTAATTCATCCTAGTAGACTATTTTGTCAGGCTTCACATACAAGGAATATTATATTTTGTGAAAAGTCTCATTTAACTAAATATATTTGACCTCTACCTTTACCAGCATCTTCCAATGACGTGTCCTTTTAGGGTGACCATATAGTGACTGACCCTTCAAGGTAACCAGCAGATTAGCCCACAGGACAAACAGACTAATCCCATACAGCTGGTCATACATAGGTATATTGTTACATTTGTTCAAACAGACCAGAAATTATCAGATATTACAGAAGAGGTCGTGTCtcactttctttgctttctcatcTGTTTCTGCACTATGCGCCTGTCGACATGCTGCAAATCAAATCTTACAGGattgtaggatttttttttacaaaatgcaccagttaatagagcttctccagcagaatcctgcattcaaaaatgcaaacagattttttaatatttattttgaaaattcacatggggctagccatattctgccATGTGAcctctgctctgataaacttcagccacactttactgctgagctgcaagttggagtgctatcacccccccagcagccgatcagctggacaatgggaaggtagcaagatagcagctcccagtaggtatcagaatagcagcAATAGTaatagtaggaaatccaagtccTTCTTGGGACtcttccatttacatgggagtaggagaaacaataggttaccttaaagcagttctactgtgtagcgctggctccttctgaaagttcagactcaggcacaatgcaccgagatggcacctacacaccaatattacaactaaaaaaaaattgttggtataatatatataatataattataaatggtaatgtgaattatttgctatgtatacTATGCCTAGTATATTCAATTGTCAATTGTGAATGAAAATCCTAATCAGATTATACAGTATAGGAGGTCAGCGATCAAGCAGGAGGTAGCAGGGTCTGATCTTACTTTCAATGCGATTTCACTCATTCAGATTATGAGCTAATTTGGAATTTGGTTGTCATGAGGTGTAGACTTGTCTCTGTCATTTGCTCGGTTAGCTGCATAGaagattgataaaaaaaaagactgtagaCTACAGCATAAATAATATCTTTTTATTATGATGCTAaacacataatgtacaatatgctAGATCCAGTCCCACGTAATAATTTGTCAAAAATAATGTCACTGTTGATCTACCCTATCTACATTACTACCCTAAATCTAGGCACAAACAGGATGATTTTTACAGTCTTTTAGGAACCAAAATCTCTTGTGCATAACTcaaaaggcctggatcattactactatagagatgctgaacctttaggctggtgcagtaggtttagtatataaaatagccatattcctttttagagtttagttcttctttaagtccATTAGTAGGGATACATAGAAttcactatttttggatttggctaaaCCCCTACTTCTTGGCTAGTGCACCCCTAGCCATTGGCTTGTACAGTCCTGTATTTGGTTGGGTGATCCCAATACCCTCTAAGTAGTTATGGGGTTGGTTTTGTGGCAAAAACCCAAAACAGTTTCAGCCACTATGCCTTGGTACTGGGATTGATGGGCAGCTCTAAAAATGCATGATAGAATAAAGTACCCAAAAGTGATTGGCAAGGTGAGTCACTGTTGGGTACTTTTTTAAcgttcttttaaaggagaaggaaaggtaaaaactaagtaaaaagtaaaaactagagtcctctttcaaaacaaacacaggatttcttgtctccttttttgttaacatgCTCTTCAGGTatgtgacttcctctctcagaaaaatccttcattctctgagtctgtgcagttttctcctctctcccctatcctgttcccccctcccataagaatgcttagaactccctccccccacccttaggaatgtgtgatctgaactataatggctagagctatacagcagtaagctatgaagaccaagctaaaacggcagctgcaattttaagcaaacagagatagcttctagagctgtttactcagttatggtaatgctttctacagaataaatttagtgttataaatatagtattctaggtggcactaatgtggtgcatctattggcagtaaaatgccaaaatgactttccttctcccaaTTAACAGAAGCCTTGCTGGATATGATATAAATCCTAATTTACctgtaaattttattttatattgctgtttttttctggACACAAAAAACTGCATCTAGTTTTATATTATGGGTCTTTAACTGTTGATAACAAAATTGGTTCATATTTTGGCTTGTATGATTGGAAGCTTATGCAGGCTCATTAACAGATACCTAAAACCAGTGGCccatgagcaacatgctgctccctaaccccttggatgttgctctcagtggcctcaaagcaggtgcttacttttgaattcctagcttgaaggcacattttggtgccagtccacataagggctaccaaatagacatTCACAGACTATATTTGGGACCCCAGGGACTTTTTTATGCTTGGGTTGTTCCccaaatgttatttcatttgcatgtggctcacaggtaataaAAAATTGGGGACCTCTGCCTTAACCTGACAATACAATTAACCAATGGAAATCACTTTTTGTAACATAACCAAAAACCTTCTTATCTGTCGCTACTAGAATCAATGCATGTAAAAAACTTTACATGCAGAAATCCTACAAAGATACGGAAGCAGTCATTTTCACATGATAACATGGGATCGATGCGTGTGAAGTGTTTCAATAGTGACAAATGGGAAGGACATTCTTGACACTCTCATGACAACAAAGCTTCCTGTCATTGCTCTTCAGAATGGTTGACTGAAACTGTCACAAGCAGTTCTGAATTTTTTAGGATAAGTGTATATATTGTCAGTGGCCCATCATTATCTGCCTCAATTAGCTGCATATAAAGCAATCTTAAATTATGCCATGACAATTTGTGCCATTTAAtcattttacatgtttttgtCAACAAATGTGATTTTCACAAGGGAATTATAGCAAAATTAGAAACTTGGAAGCTTTCCATTTAAGCCCCTGTCAGTGACTCAATGATTTTGGGTGCTTTGATGTCTGCAATTTTCATCCAGAGGTGACACtcaggggtccatttactatttttttcccaaatcttaatttttagcacaaaaaattgtgcattttaCTAATTACTCAAAAACACAAGGTATTATTTGGATTTgttcaacatttttatttgttcatgctttttatattcggatctttaaataaataagtcaacattcgtgcttttttaatttgtgagttttttcATGGGAGAGCAGTCcacaaaaagtacaaaagtttgaattttgataaatgggcctccacaTGTGTCCGCCATGCCCACATGGGCAATAGCCACATATCTGAGTGACAGCTCTTTGAAAGAGCCTGAACACTGGCATTCATGGAGCTGCCCTAGGGGATGGGGATTTGGGGTGACTTGAATACCTGGTCTCAAGCTACAAAAGGTATTGGTCTGGGAGCTATTAAGCTCTTACTTGAATATAAGTTTCTGATGATAACAATGACAATAATTGCATTAGTAATGCGGTCATTACATTAACATGTTTCTATCAGCTTCTTTCATAGTGGATGCTGGAGTCTGATGTAAAGAAGAACATTGGCAATATAGTTGCGGATCCCAAAGCGCAAACATTATTATTTGTGTCTAATAAATTTCTAATACAAACCCGAGGCACATATTTTTCACCAATACTTTATTTAACTGGTAACTTTCACAATTTATAACAGACTggcaaaaataatgtttaaagatATTTACAGCCTTGCATTGGCTACCTATCTGTACACAAGGCATAGTGATCATAACACAGTTGTGCACAAAAAAGGACAATATTAAGTAGACATCATTACTTGAACAGTACAGTGAAATGACGTCACAATACCAGTGAAAACTGAGCATTATACAAAACATACCAATTTACTGCAAACTACAATCTTTACAATATGCATATCATGAAAAAATCAGTAGTACTTTTAACTGGAATTGGATGCACAGATTTCCTGGGTTACTATAAGTCTTTTAAGGGTTGCAACCTCAGCAGATAGATTTGCAATACCTTGCTTTAAATATAAGCTCTCTGACTCAGAGGCTTTGAAGACATTGTCTTTTATATCCACAATCCCAGATGTTTTACAAACACTTGGAATTTTATCAAGTTCCCTGTGGTGCCACTGACCTGGTTTTAGTGGCCAGTCCTGTATATTAGTTACTTGAACTGATAAAGGTGACAAAGAAGAATGTACCATGGTTTCACTGTTGTGTTTTTCCAGCTGTAAGTGCCGCTTTGAGGACATATCAATTGGCAGGGTCAGTTTTTGAGTGCTATTAAGTTCGCTTTCCAGTGCTTCTACTTTAATCTGCATAGCCTTTGCTTTTATGCGGAGCTTGTGAGGTAATGCAGAGGAGTTCACTTCTGGAACCTTTATGATTGTCGTGTGCCCGTTTTTAAGTTCAACTGGGGAATGAATGGGACCTTTAGGAACCTGCTGTTCATCCTCACCATCAGACGTCTTTCCTACCACACCTTCATCTGCTTCTGATGTTCTCGGAGAGTTACTCGACGATCTGTTTATGTGAAGAAGTGGAGGAGAATGTGAATACCCAGAAAATGTGTTTCCAATATAATTGGTATATATAGAGCCTTGGAAAGTGTTACTGTCTTCTCTGGCATCTCTAGAAAAGTTCTCCCTTTCCATAGGTTCCTGTTTAATTCTTTGGAAGTTTATATCAGTACTTCTGCAGTTGCTCTGGACAGTGCTCGGCTGAACATGCTCCACGGATGATGCCTCAGACACATCAGACAGAGAGCTTTGTGGGGAGTGCTTGATAACTGAAATACAACTGCTGGTCATTACAGAATGTTCATGATCACTGTTATACGACATTACATTTGGTTTGGAAGATGAGTATTCCTGAAAATACATAGCAGTGGAGGTTGTGACCTTTTGTATTTCTTGGGCATAGGAAGCAGAACTAATCAAGCCAAATTTAAGTTTTAAAGACAGCAGTTCTGTTTTCAGACTGGCATTCTCCTCTCCTAGTGCAATAAGTTTATTTTCCAAAACCATGTCATTTAATCTCCGTTTTTCTCTCGACCTTTTTGCAGCTTCATTGTTTTTCCGTCTTTTTTCCCAGTACATAGCATCTTTCTTTTCATCTGGGATAAATTCCCTTTTCCTCCGACATGAGGAGTTTTTGTTTTTCGCTGGTGCCCCTTCGCTGTACAACATATCATTGCTGGAGTCCATGGATTCTGACATGTCTGGTATGTTTGAACTAAGAACAAGAATATTTTCCATATTGTTGCGTGAATCTGCACATTCCTGCTCTCTTTTAATGGTTGGCATTTTTCTCAGCTGCATGAGAAGGAAGTGGAGTTAGAAACCTTCTGCAGCTCCTAAAAAGAGCAATTTCACGTCAACTTGAAGCTTGTAATTAGATTAAATTCCATCTGCTGGTAATATTTCCTTCATGGCCTCATGACAGCCAGGTTGTAACCATTTCCGTTATATGCTCAGGAACAAAAATTTGACCTggaattaaagaataaataattaaGTTGTGTTTACATACTATTAGGAAACAGAAAACTAGTATTGAAGGTAACCATAAAAGTCAGCATTAGAAAGAACATTAAGGTAATTCTATGTTTTATATCTCAGTAAAGACCTCATTTACAGTGCACCAAAGGTCACATGGTTGAATTCCTCTGAGATTTGCAGAACTATTGGTTTGCTAATATAACCACAATTACATGCACTTCTGCAATCTTACAAACCATGTTCTAAAAGTCCTGTCTGTGGTTCATATACTACAATGATCTGGAAAAATAATTACGTCATGAAAAGAGATTTTTTTACTACTTAGGGCTTTCTGCTTGTGACATTGCATGGCTTTTGTCTGAAATTGCAGGGAGCAAGAGGAACAAAGACCTAAATGATTAATTAGTactaaaaactgaaaaagaaatggaaaaacaTGCGGTAAGAGAAAATCCCCTACGACTTAAAAAACTCCATATATTGTAAACTCAGCCAACTATAAATAATCCCTCCTTTAAAACAAAACCAGTgtaaacaaatgtattaaaaagatATAGAAAAATTAAGGGTGATTTATAACAAtcaacaataatttaacaaacaagggttacaaaataaaaaagaacataACTGTAACATTCCACAACTAGCGAGGCCGGTCTACAGATGTTTCTTACTTTACACGCTTACAATCCATGCagtcctattattattattaacatttatttataaagcgccaaaatatTCCGCAGTGCTGGATTATAAAGCTgcctacaaatataaatataatactgtatatacatttaggTCATGGGAAGGATGGGAACAGGTCACATGAGAATACAGCCAGTCTACCTCAATTCTTGGCAATGAAGTGGATTTATATGCCAATTGCATCAGGCAGTTAGGGGAGAATTGGAAAGAATggttatttgcttttttttgacACCCCTGAAAACCCAGCTGAAGGTCAGAAAATTGGGTGGAAATGtatttgttgtcctagatattcttgaaactatttaCACTTTATCAAAAAATTAAAGGATCTTCAGTGGCCAGTCAAAAAGGGCCAAAGTAattgggacacagcccccagatttaAAAGGCAAATCAAGCAACAATATCCAAATGTATcccaaactcaacacaaaaattcaaaagaaaaatcacattttgactcaaaaatccatattaaaaacatacatacataccccacATAATGCCAGTTTCGTTTGGATTCCCCTTGAAACGATGTCTAAATGActgatatatattgatattttctTATCTCTGTACTGAGTAGTTAAGGGGCATCCTGACAAAAATGTTGCCTTCAAGTGGGGCTTGACAACCAATGCTAAAAggtacattaaggggcatatttactatagtgtggaagccaacatcactggtgattgcccatagcaaccaatcagcaattaaatttgaacagtcacctacaattAGAAAACAGAAGCtatgttgctatgggcaacatcaccagtgatattagcttgcatactataataaatatgccccatggttTTGATTGTGTCTACCTCCAAGAGAAAAATAGAGGCTGCACAAAAGTAAAAGTGTGATCTTTCCATTTAATAAAAAGGCTAATGGTGAGAGTAGACTAAGGCCAAAGACTGTAACTCTAAAACGCAAcagtgaattttttgccaaaatTCGTGGATATTCAGATTTTAAGATACACTCTGTTTCAGCTTTTGTgattaatggaaaaataaataaattaaattctaaTATCTAAATATACAGTGTCATAGTGTATAGTTTACAATACACAGATTTACTTCTGAGATAAAGTGTTGCATTCAAAGATCTGTGGTGTTCTTATCTATATTAAGTCAAAGCAGTTTTGGCAAaggatatttttttgttgcccaattAAGTCAAGATTATGTGGTAAGCAGTGTGGTCATGAGTCAGATTATATGATGTATGTCTTTAAAAACGACTTGGACTATTCAAAGCAGATGCAATATTTTCAGTTAAGATGTTTCAGACATTACATAATTGTGCAATTTTGGAAATTTTTAAGAGACACGTTAAGTTTAACGCAATCTCTTCTTATAGTAAAAACATGTATGTTTTAAAGTTGTCTGATGAGAATCTAAATCACAGTGACAACTGAGTGACTGAACTAAATAACATAGATTCAGTGCTTTTCGACTGCATGATGCTTTGGGCACATATCACAAATTAGAGAAAGGTAAGGCAATAAAAAGGCTGTAGCTTGCAAAAATTCTTACAATGTTTTTGTTGAACTTTAGAAATAAGCCATCATAACTGATTGCTTTCggaggtactgggagttgtagtgcaacatcTGGAGTATTTAAATTGGAGTGCCAAAGTTTTTCTGATTAATGTCTATTATAACTAATTAACACACGCTCGTTTGAAAAAAACACCTAATATTTTTCAACAAGGGCAGTTTACCAAGGAAGTGAAATGGATGATCTAAGTCTTCTTTGGCATCAGAATCCTGCTTTTTTTGTTTATGTGACTTACTTTCCATGGTGTGTTAGCATTTCACTGGATTAAAAATAGTAAAAGAACAACTGTTCTCATAAATGTATCTCTCCAACAAATGCTCGCACAGCCTCCTGCCAAAATATGAAATCAGGGCCAACAAGGTTAGCACCGTACTCATTTACAGCGGCTCATTACTCTAATTTTATCTCTCTCTTCggaaataaaacacaggcaaACATGTTTTAAATAAGCCAAAAGTCTAGTGTTTTGGGGGAtgctaaatattaattttattaaagATAACAAAAGGTTGTTTTTCCACTCTTCAGAGAGCTATTACAGTAGGTGTATTACCACGCAGCTGGTTTACAGAGCAGAGGAAAAGACTGGTCCATGCCCATTAAGGAAACCTTTACATATAATGCtttaaataatactaataatcatGTACAACGAAGGGCTGATTTAAAGGTAGGGTAGAAAGGCCAATTAAAGACCCCAAGCATTAGAGGTGGGCACTTagggaggatatatatataaaagtaaaaagaaCATTATATTGTGTGACAATTTTAAAACTGTATTTGTGGTATATAAAACTGGGATGTCCacctggaatttcagcagctgtaaGTTTAAACGCTGTCAAGGGCAAGTTTTAGTCAAACTACTGTATGAGGGCTGCAGAGAAAACACCCCTGATTTATGTATCTTTTGTCTGCTGCATTGCCTAGGCCCATTTATACTCTAAATCCACTCCTTTATGAACATAATCAGGTTAATTTACCAAAAGTGAGATATATTTTTCACATGAGTAGTAACgactagcaaccaatcagcaataactGTTGCTCAGTCAGTTGCCAAtataacaatgaaagcaaaaatttaATTGGTTGTCATTCGTTGTTCAGTGTTATTAAGTGAGGTTGATTTAGCATTTTCCCAAGTCCCAACTGAAAAATAAACAAGttggttatttattaaaatggtgcATCTATGCCCATTTTAGCACAGAATACAATCAGAAAACAACTCTTATCTGTCAGATGTAGTTAAAAGATTAAAGTAAAtatgtggttgctatggtttacagcACGGGATCAAAATAAACAggtctttaaaaatcccatagaaattaacaaAGAGTGGCGAATTGTGGCAAGATTTCAGTCTTTGATGAATATGTCTCTTTGTGTATATAAACTCAATACACTTTCTGTGAATGTCCAACATTTTCGTCTCCAGCTGTTGCTCAAAAACCCACCTTAATAGGGTTGTAAGACAATAGGCTACACACATATCTTTATCCCTAGACCTTTATATGGAAAATGTTCAACTgtagatttgtgaaatggcatcTGCTCTCATTCAGCAGGCAAGGAAGTCATTCGTCTTGCTGTTGGCACTTCCTGTTACACAGTAGACATTAACTTGAACAGGAAGTAATGGGTCCAAAATGACTTTATTTAAGCCAGCTTTTGAAATACTTTATGTGCAGCAGTATAACTCTCAATACAAATGACAAATGCTATAAATTGCTGTTTTATAAATGTTACTATATATTCATCTCTAATGCAGAAGGATTTTTAAATCTATATGGATTTTAGCAGCGTTAAAGAATGACTTTAGAAAATGGAATTTCAATTCAACAGAATGCCATGTCTATGACCAAGTAGGTCTTAGTCCATCTGCATATGAGTCACAGCTAAATGTTCTTTTTACTTTTATGGTAATGGCTGAAAGTGTAGTGCAAACGCTGTAACAGCCTTTCATGCAGCCCTGCTTCCATTTCATTTTATTACAATGATTCTTAATTATCCTGTGAATAAAGCAGTAACCATACATATACTGACTAACTGGGGCTGCACttatatttttctgcaaaactaCTCTGGTTTCCAATACCAGTTCTTGAATTAATTGTAATGCTATAAAAGCATCCCTTTTATATGATTGGAAAAGACCTGACCATGTACAATAAAAACAGATATTTAAGTATCAGTGATCAAAAATGCAAGTACAATATTCAGAAGCGCAGTAATTTATTCCCTAACAACAACATTATATTTGCATCTtccctattattattatacaggacACTGTTTCTGGTGATTCAGAGGAAATGCCACTATCCTATAATCATTTCTGTAGATAACCCATGTATTAATACTATTATAGACAATCTCTGGAGCCACAGCTAAACTATCTATCTGCATGCTAAACTATCTATCTACATGCATTGTATTGCAAAATAGCCAAGGGTAAAGGGAAGGGTTTGTTTATTCAGAGCTCATTGCTTCTAATTAAATAAACTCAGCTAATCACAGAAGACTTAATAAGTGTGAAACtatcaatatatttataaattaaaagaATTGGCAGATTGTATTTTCAGCATAAGCTTTGAAAATTTTGAACAATCTAGATGTATTTAGATGTATAATGTCCCATGTATTATGGCCATGGCCACCTTATTTATGTCATTGAGACAAACAAGAAAGGTGAGGGCTCCAGTTCAGGAGCGATACATGAAACCTGATATTATGATAATCCTAAATCTGTGGGTGGTCTCAAAAATGAATAGAGCTATTCTACTAACATAAGTGagtttgatcagtctactacaagttagaaatagGATTGGTTGCTAAAGAATATTAGAAAATCAGTCCCACTGTCTTGCTCTAATTTGCTCCTGACAACCGTGTCACTTCTTAGGCTGCTTGTCATTTCGTGTTATCATGTAAGTGACTAAATACTTACACGAAAACCTCAAACTTTTCAGATGGGTTTTGTGGTATATAGATGGCAAGTTCTTACACTTGTTTCCTGatataagatttgctcatttttttcttctgtagagcatcaaactgtttaCAGGTTTTCCGAACTGCTCGTGCAGCTGCAAATAATATATACTATAAGTTTAACATCTGCCCAGGGCTCCTAGACTGCCATGGATACCATAGAAATGCCAACAGCTACTGAGACTAGCAATTGTATAATGATAAATTAAACAGCAATGAGTAATGGGCAATTAATTAAACATTAGAGAGTAATACTCTAAACCTTAATGCCCAGAGTGCACAACCCATCTCTTAGTGGCCATAacaggttttaaaggagaaggtaatgTGTTCTTGTTTCTGATATATGAAATTAAACATTCCACTCATGCTTcagaagttttttgttttttttttaaattgtgaacaGCTAAAGCTTAATAACGTGTTACATGCCAGCAAgacagttacctatagcaaccaatcagcaattagtttttatCAGCCAACAAGTTAGACAATGAAAGCAAagctctaattggttgctataggtaactacaCTGTTGCAATCTAGCTTCCACTGATCCTTACTGATAAATCTTATCCTAACTGATCTTTACGATCTGTCCTTCTCCATCcgccccccccttcccatttACAGGTATGTAACAAATGAACTAAAGAGAAGCCCTGTTGAGATGGATATACACGTTCCGATTTAAGTCATCAGATATTGATCAGATATCAATAGTacgttttaatgcaacaatcaAAAAGTAACATTCAGATTTAAATTTTAggattaaagttggaaaaataaCAAGTCGGACAATGTTCTGGCCATTAATTGACAGACAACAAATGTATGTGTCTTTATGGAAACTTTAATTCCCGAAATGGCTGCTTAAACATATATTACGAGGTAATGTGAATGATCATGTGCACAAAGCTTTgttaatttctatttattttgaaaaacagattttgttttctgtCTTAAAATGAGTCTAGTATATATGAGCGCCATATACAGAACAGCACTTGCAATAGTAAAAGCAACCGCACATCaggaaaagaagaagagaaagtGATTTTGTTGAAAGTAAGCAATGGCTTTTAAAGCATG contains these protein-coding regions:
- the nfil3 gene encoding nuclear factor interleukin-3-regulated protein isoform X1, whose translation is MQLRKMPTIKREQECADSRNNMENILVLSSNIPDMSESMDSSNDMLYSEGAPAKNKNSSCRRKREFIPDEKKDAMYWEKRRKNNEAAKRSREKRRLNDMVLENKLIALGEENASLKTELLSLKLKFGLISSASYAQEIQKVTTSTAMYFQEYSSSKPNVMSYNSDHEHSVMTSSCISVIKHSPQSSLSDVSEASSVEHVQPSTVQSNCRSTDINFQRIKQEPMERENFSRDAREDSNTFQGSIYTNYIGNTFSGYSHSPPLLHINRSSSNSPRTSEADEGVVGKTSDGEDEQQVPKGPIHSPVELKNGHTTIIKVPEVNSSALPHKLRIKAKAMQIKVEALESELNSTQKLTLPIDMSSKRHLQLEKHNSETMVHSSLSPLSVQVTNIQDWPLKPGQWHHRELDKIPSVCKTSGIVDIKDNVFKASESESLYLKQGIANLSAEVATLKRLIVTQEICASNSS